From the Pithys albifrons albifrons isolate INPA30051 chromosome 27, PitAlb_v1, whole genome shotgun sequence genome, the window GATCCTGAtacagctccctgggcagggctgggcagctgtACAGGGAGTTTTCAGAGGTGTCCTCccctccagagctgctccttccctgtccCACACACCAGGAAGGCCTGGCAGGGACCTCACACGTACCTTCTCCAACCTCCTGCAGTCTCGTTTTCCAGGCGAAGCCTCTTTATCTTCTGCATGAACTGCTCAGAGAGCTGGGCAGGACAGGaaactgggaaggaaaagggggggaaggAAATGTCACAGAACTGCTGTAGAAAAGCATCCTCCACAGGTCACATTTCCAGCTGAGCACAAATAAATCCCTGCTTTTCAATCCTTGGTCCAAACCTGCTCTGCCAGAGCATGCTGGATGTGAACAGCCCTGATAAATCTGTGGGTTCTTCTCCTGAACAGAGGGCCCACTGAACTCTGGCTGTGCCTCTTTCTTCCCTAAAAATTCTCCTTAAAATGCCAGAATCCTCAGTGCTGAacctttctgtccttcctttcctcaaaTCCTGACATTGTTGCAAGTATCAGGcactgaaaactgagaaaacagaGGTCTGGTCCCTACCCTGAGAGGCAAAGAGTCAAACAAAGGACACACCACAAGGGGCAGCCAGAGGGTCACAGCCCCACCTGGGACACAAAACCACATTTATTTTCCAagcctggctgcagctgccctggcccagcctgctGCCACACACATCTTCCATAAAAAGGTGCTCCCCTGTCCTCCTCTCTCCCCAAGCACAAAGACCTTCAGCTCTGAATCCCAGACACACTCAAGCCCCACCACTGCCCTTGGCTGaggctcctgctctccccaaaAAGAGCCATTTCTCCACCAAAACTGCACTCACGGGGGATCAGGAGAGACAAAGCATCACAAAGAAActcctgagctgcagaggagagcagggagggagggacagcagcagcagcatccagcaATTCCAGGGCTGGTTTTGATGCAGGCGTGAAGGGCAGCGGGAGGGATGCTCAGGAATGCTGAGTAACCTGCTCCGAGCTCGCAGCTGACCCTGCCTCGAGCAGGGCTTGGATCAGCGGCTCCCGAGGCCCTTCCAGCCTCGGTGATTCCGCGATTTTACCGATTCACACCAACAGCGGAACCCCCACCCTGCCCGGCCCAGGGAGCCAAGGGACAGTAACACCCCAAAGCCGCAGGGAGAAAGAACCCGAAaggaagaggcaggagagaGCAGGACCCTGCGGGaaccaccagcacagcctggcagcgACAGCCAGAGGGGCCggggcacccacagcagccctgagTGTCCCCGCGGGGTCTGCGGCCTCGAGATCCCCTCCCCAGGAGTCACAGCCCCCGAGGGTGGGACAGACCCCTGGGGATTCCTGCGGGGGCAGCAatgggggctgtccctgtgaGCCCTCCCGGGAGCGACCCCTGGGcacggggcagggctggggcacaggcacGGAGCACCCCGGCTCCGTCCCGAggggaatggaatggaatggaatgggcGCGGGCAGCCCCGGGACACGCTCACACAACCCCCCGAGGGCACCGGGTCCCCCCGGCACCCCAACCCCGCAACCCCCGGGGGGCACCGGGCGAGCAAACCCCCCTTGGCAGGGCCAGCCCCGCGGGGAGGGCACGGCCCACGGTGGGGACGAATGTGTCCCCTCGGGTACCCccagccgggccgggccggaccGGACGCGGCCCACAGAGGGCATAGACCCCCTCCCGGCGGCCCGGCcgcccctccttccctccctcccggcCCCTGCTCACTCACCGCGGGGCGCGGCCCCTCGCCGtggcgggcggggcggggcgggggcggccgtGCCGGGGCGGAGGGAGGgcgggagggaggaagggagggagggacggggGCGGCGGCGCCGTCAGAGCCGCTCCATGGCCCCGGAAACGGCGGCGCGGGGGCGGCGCGGCCTCGGCGCGACCCTTCACCCGGCGGCGGAAGCGGCGGGAGCGCGGgagggccgggcggggcggggcggggcggatCCACTGCGGCCCGCCCGGGGGGGGGGATGCCCGCGGGAcacggggcggggcggggacaGCGCGGGATCGGTGGCGCCGGGAGGGGCCCGCGGGGCTGTGGAGCGCGGCCCGGGGTGCTGCCCGTGATGCTGCCCCGCTGTGTGCACCGGAGCGCGGCGCTGCCGCTGTGCCTCGGCGCCCCGAGCGGCGGCGGCTCCCCCCGCGCGTGGGTGGGTGGGCAGCCCCGGCAGTGCCGGCAGCGCCGCGCGGCGGAGGGAGCGGGAACGGGAGCGGGAACGGGAGCGGGAACGGCAGCGGGAACGGCAGCGGGAACGGCAGCGGGAACGGGAGCGGTTCTGAACCCATTGCCCTCACAGACACCGGGCCGAGCACCCATTGCCCTCACAGACACCGGGCTGAGCGCCCATTGccctcacacacagcactgggcGCCCATTGccctcacacagacacagcactgagcGCCCATTGccctcacacagacacagcactgagcaCCCATTGCCCTCACACAGACACGGGAACGGCTCCGAGCGCCCATTGCCCTCACACAGACACGGGGCTGAGCCATTAGGAACTGCACTGAGCGCCCATTGCCCTCACAGAGACACGGGAACTGCACTGAGCGCCCATTGCCCTCACACACAAACAGCATTGAGCGCCCATTGCCCTCACACACAAACAGCATTGAGCGGCCATTGCCCtcacacagcactgagcaccCATTGCCCTCACACAGACGCCGGGCTGAGCGCCCATTGCCCTCACACAGACACGGGGCTGAGCACCCATTGCCCTCACACAGACACGGGAACGGCTCCGAGCGCTCATTGCCCTCACACAGACACGGGGCTGAGCCATTAGGAACTGCACTGAGCGCCCATTGCCCTCACACAGACACGGGAACTGCACTGAGCGCCCATTGccctcacacacagcactgagcaccCATTGCCCTCAGACACGGGAACTGCACTGAGCGCCCATTGCCCTCACACAGACACGGGAACTGCACTGAGCGCCCATTGccctcacacacagcactgagcaccCATTGCTCTCACACAGACACGGGAACTGCACTGAGCGCCCATTGccctcacacacagcactgagcaccCATTGCTCTCACACAGACACGGGAACGGCTCCGAGCGCCCATTGCCCTCACACAGACACGGGAACGGCTCCGAGCGCCCATTGCCCTCACACAGACACGGGAACGGCTCCGAGCGCCCATTGCCCTCACACAGACACGGGAACGGCTCCGAGCGCCCATTGccctcacacagacacagcactgagcaCCCATTGCCCTCACACAGACACCGGGCTGAGCACCCATTGCTCTCACACAGACACGGGAACGGCTCCGAGCGCCCATTGCCCTCACACACAAAGAGCATTGAGCACCCATTGccctcacacacagcactgagcGCCCATTGCTCTCACACAGACACGGGAACGGCACTGAGCGCCCATTGCCctcacagacacagcactgagcGCCCATTGCCCTCACACAGACACGGGAACGGCATTGAGCGCCCATTGccctcacacacagcactgagcaccCATTTTCCTCACACAGACACCGGGCTGAGCACCCATTGCCCTCACACAGACACGGGAACGGCTCCGAGCACCCATTGCCCTCACACAGACACGGGGCTGAGCCATTAGGAACTGCACTGAGCGCCCACTGCCCTCACACAGACACGGGAACTGCACTGAGCGCCCATTGccctcacacacagcactgagcaccCATTGCTCTCACACAGACACGGGAACTGCACTGAGCGCCCATTGCCCTCACAGAGACACGGGAACGGCACTGAGCGCCCATTGCCCTCACAGAGACACGGGAACGGCCTGTGCCAGCGCCTGTCCCGCAGCCTGTAGCGCTGCTCCAGTTCGCTGCGTCCTCCCGGATCCACCGTGATTGAGGTTGGTGAGTGAGTCCGACAAACTCCTTTGCAGCAGGCGTTGGTGGTATAGTGGTTAGCATAGCTGCCTTCCAAGCAGTTGACCCGGGTTCGATTCCCGGCCAACGCAGCTGTAgcgtttttttcttttatttacttttattttctccccGTTTCTCACccattctttttcccttttttctcccatttcgttttaattttctctggctgctcctgtcccgcccctgccccgccgGTCGCTGATGGGGCACACGgtgctgctctcactgctgtCCCAGCTCACGGCGAGGGAACAGACAAATCcgaaagaaaaggaaaaaaacacctgaaaaatggggtgaaaaaaacaactaaaaatacCCCGTCCATGGGGAAAAACAACACCCGAAAACGGGGAAGAAAACCCAACTAGAAATCCCTCCCAAacggaaaggaaaaaggagatgTTTCCGCCCGGGATCGAACCGGGGACCTTTCGCGTGTGAGGCGAACGTGATAACCGCTACACTACGGAAACCTCGCTGGGAGAACTGTGCAGGGAACGGCCCCTTGTGGGACTATCCCCTGCCGGCAGTTCTGCGCACACCAGCGCAAACCACGCACGCACCCGCATCAAACCCCGCACAAACCCCGCACACACCAGCGCAAACCCCGCACGCACCCACATCAAACCCGCACAAACCCCGCACACACCCTGCACAAACCTCGCACAAACCCCCGCACACACCCTGCACAAACCCCGCACAAACCCGCATCAAACACGCACAAAACATGCACAAACCCGGATCAAACCCGCACAAAACACGCACGCACCGCACAAACCTGCACAAACCCCGCACACACCAGCTCAAATCTCGCACAAACCCCGCACACACCCTGCACAAACCCTGCACAAACCCCGCACACACCAGCGCAAACCACGCACGCACCCGCATCAAACCCGCACAAACCCCGCACACACCCTGCACAAACCCCGCACAAACCCCGCACACACCAGCGCAAACCACGCACGCACCCGCATCAAACCCGCACAAAACACGCACACACCCTGCACAAACCCGCACGCACCCACATCAAACCCGCACAAACACGCACGCACCCGCATCAAACCCGCACAAACCCCGCACAAACCTGCACAAACCCCGCACAAATCCCTCACAAACCCCGCACACACCCGCACAAACCCCACACAACCGCGTACACACCCCGCACAAACTCCGCACACACCCTGCACAAACCCCGCACACACCCCCGCACGCTCCGAGCCGCCCCGCGGGGCTCCCTCCCGGTACCGGGCAATGAGCCATTGGCGCTGCCGAGCGTGTCCCGCACCGGGGGCTGTGCCGCGGGACCGGCTCCTGTCCCCGCACGGCCACCACCAGGTGTCGGTAGAAGGGTGGCGGCAGCGCTGGAGACGCCCGGGGAGCTCCCGGCAGGGAGGGCATTGCCCCGGGGACAGGACAGGCCATACTGGGCTCCCCGTGCTGGGATCTCCCCGTGCTGGGATCTCCCCGTGCTGGGATCTCCCCGCTCTGCAAATGGAGCTTCTCCAATGGGTCAGACTGAAAACTCCTCACggagagggtggtcaggctttggaatgggctgcccagagaaggggggggattctccatccctgaaggtttttaagatgagactgaaTGTGGATctggtggtcacagtggggttggatcaagagctggacttgatgatcttcgAGGTCTCTTCAGcccagttgattctgtgattctatgactgttcccatcacagaatcagaagatcctggaatagtttgggttggaatgactttaaagcccatccagtgccacccctgccatgggcagggacacctcccactgtcccaggggactccaacctggccttggacactcccagggctggggcagccacagctgctctgcccaacctgtgccagggcctgcccaccctcagtcAAGAGCTCACAATCCCAGATGGTtccaggaaaatatttgttcctcTTCTTTTACTTTACTGCAATGTTACCAGTTTACACATCCATGGCAATCCTTCTCCTTTTGGTCAAACCTCAGCCCCTGAAATTGGGTGGTAACAGGAGAATGATTTTTTCCCGTTCTGTTTTCTTGGTTGAAGAGAGTTTTATGCTCTGTTGGCTGCAGAGAAAAGCTTAGAAGAGAGAAATGAATCATAAAACcagacaaaagcaaaaccaacccCGCTCTTAATAACACTTGCTCTTAATAAAATCTACATTTAAttttacaatttcattttacaaTTTTGTAGCTGATCTCCTGATCTGGGGCCAAAAGGGAGGTTGCCACATGTCCTTCTTTAATATTAGGACTTGCCAGTGCTTTATCATGACCGGATTTATGATAAGGATTATGATGTTACTTCCAAGTCTAGCACAGACCTGATGTCTTGGGGCTTGTTTGCTTTGTGTTGCTGTTGAACATCCTGGAGTGAAATGGGCTTtgcctgcagctgccagagctgcaggagaggatGGCACCAACCtctgcactgagcagcagctgagtgtGCTGGGGACAAACCTCATCGAAGCTGGGGCAAAGTCCTTTCCCTCGAGCAGAAGGAGGGGGATCTTTTGAGTGACCCAAGACCATCCATGGAAAGGTTCAAAtgtgggttttgtttccttccacAGATCTCTGAGCCTGGCAAGGGGTGGACAAAGGAGCCGCAGGGCAGAGACAGCGCCGGGGAAGAAGCTCCTGAAAGGCACCTgtgggaggcagaggcaggaactGGATACAGGACATGGTGCAGTCAGTGGTCCCTCCTAAGGCCACACAGGTCCCTGGTCCAGCGGTGCTGGGCTCGGGTAGCCTCGGGCACAGCGTGGAGGAGGGTCCCGGGCTCTGCCTCCCCCTCCTGTGGCTTTGGGAGCCTTTGGGAAGCTCCCTCTTCCCACCAGCTGGAACAGCTCCCAGGGATGTTCTTGCTTTTCTGACAAAGATCCAATGTCAGGCGCTGCTCAAACCTTTCCCGCAGGACCAGAAGCCTGGCACCATTTCCTCTCCCTGACCTATCCCacttcctctgctcccagcacctccagtcCCTGTGGAGCCCCCTCTGCCTCGCCCCCTCCCCACAGACAGTGCCCAGCGCGCCAGGGAGGACTGTCACATAAAtacccaggaaagaaagggagcAGGGGGTTCATTCAGAGGTGAAGGATGGATATTCCCTTCCATCATCCCCAGCATCTGCCCTTTCTGAGCGTGGAGCCCTCCCCAGGCTCGGCCGTGCCCGCCTTTGTTTCCCCGGCGCTGCTCGGGCTGCGCagccccttctccttctcctcgcTGCGCTCCCGAAGCTCTCCTGGCTGTTCAGGCGCTGTGTGGAGCAGGAGAGCTGCCAATCCGGGCCGGGAGGCAAGCGCTGCCTCGCACAATACCCCCCAATTAGccattcatttctcctgcctccCGAGCGGGGAGTGCTGCGAGATAAAACAGGAGCGGTTCAATAGCGCTGCTCTCAGCGGGGTCAGGGCGGCTTCGAGCGCGGGGACCACACAAAGGCAGCGGCAGCGCCGGGCGGGGAGCGGCACAAAGGGAAGGAGGCCGAGCAAGcacagatgctgctgcaggCGGGGGATGCTGGGCAGCGTGaggggtgggagcagaggggcagccaCCCAACCTGCCCCGGGGGCTGAGGCATAAAGGGGCAACACGGGCAGCAGGGCATGGAGGGGTCAAATGCTGCCTGTGCAGAGATAAAATCATCAGCTGGTTCTGCCACACCACagccatagaatcatagaatggatt encodes:
- the LOC139683068 gene encoding uncharacterized protein — its product is MGSEPLPFPLPFPLPFPLPFPLPFPLPFPLPPPRGAAGTAGAAHPPTRGGSRRRSGRRGTAAAPRSGAHSGAASRAAPRAALHSPAGPSRRHRSRAVPAPPRVPRASPPPGGPQWIRPAPPRPALPRSRRFRRRVKGRAEAAPPPRRRFRGHGAALTAPPPPSLPPFLPPALPPPRHGRPRPAPPATARGRAPR